In Gossypium arboreum isolate Shixiya-1 chromosome 3, ASM2569848v2, whole genome shotgun sequence, the sequence AAGGAGCACGAAGTCGAGGATCTGGGAGGAATTTTGTCTCGTCTCACTAACTTGGTATCTCTCATTCCTACACTTTATTTTTCTTAGTGTATCATCACATGGACTTTTGATTCTGaaccttttattattaattattcagATCGAAGGTGTATGTGTTGTGGAAAGTGGGCCGAAGGTGGAGAAAACAAATGCTTATGTGATAGTCAAGCATGTCAAATTTGGCCCGACGAAGAAAGGTGGTGGAAAAAAATCAAAGGTTGAAACTTCTACTGAATCAGCTACTGATAACCAAAGTCCCGTGCTGCCTAATGATGAATCTACTGAATCTGGCTCAGAGTCTGAAGATACTATGCTTTCAGATGAAGATGAGCTGCCTATGTATTCGCCGACGCAAATGCGGGATGAATCTACTGGATCAAATACTTCTCAATCCTGTCTTCCAGATACATCCCCTGAGATCCACAACAGATACAAAAGGAGTGAACCGAGGAATCCGTCCAATCCTCAATTCCCGTATCCACGACGGGAACAACCTAATATGGGCCAGAGTACAAGAGAGTCAGTCAGGTCAGAACCCTGGTTCCAAAATCCACCACGGCAACCACCTCAAAATATGGGCCAGGATACAAGAGAGTCAGTCAGGTCAGAACCCTGGTTCCAAAATCCACCACGGAAACCACCTCAAAATATGGGCCAGAATACAAGAGAGTCAGTCAGGTCAGAATCCTGGTTCCAAAATCCGCCACGACAGCCACCACAAAATATGGGCCAGAATACAAGAGAGACAGTTAGGTCAGCACCCCAGTTCCCATATCAACAACGGCAACCACCCCAAAACATGAATGCTACATCCTCGGTGCAACACACGAAGCAAGTTGAGAACGAATTTTCAAAGCCTCCCTCTAATAACTCACTGAGCTTTGGGATATTTAGCGGTTCGACAGCAAATTCATCTGGCAAGCAAACACCGGATGCACCCATGAGCAACGAGGGAAACAGGTATGCATCCTTAAGAAATCGTGGCATGAATGGAAATGGAGCTAATCAGAATACTCGTGGCTCACAATTTGATGGTGACCGAAAGCCGGACAGCAATATGGCTGGACAAGACAGGTATGGTAGTACTTCAAATAGAAATCCATAGTCAAACTAAGCTTGTAGGAGATAATGCCATACCATTTTTGTGTTGTTGCCTCAAATAGCAAATGGCAAATGCAGTTTTGATGGAGAAAAGAGAAgatcttatttatttattattattattagagaaATTGATGTTTTATTGTATCAGCATTGATATGCATATGCATCTCACCATTGTATTTGGATGATATGGTGAATTTGGGAAGAAAATACGTTTCTTTTGTTACTTGTTCTGTAATAATAAGAGGAAACAAACAATTTGGAgtatctatctatctatatataGTGGGTGAATATTTGAGGTTAAAACATGACATAAGTCCCTGTACTGTTATTTTATATCAGCAATGATATGCATGCATCTCTTCACCATTGTATTTGTATGATATGGTGAAGTGAAGAAAATACACTTTGGAGGTCTGAGATTGGATCAAGTTAGTCCTTCTATCATTAAAtcgatcaatttagtccctatattattgaaaagaatcaaataagtttAAATTGTAACAGAGTTAACATTTAcaaaagttattttaattttaaataaaagatttcatttacaattttataaatattaactctcataaataaaaatgatattttagaAAAGAAAGggtaaatgttaattttatttggatttttaatggtataatttatttaataatagaggGATGAATTTGATGGGGTGTTTATAATAGAGGATTTAAAGAACAGCAACCTTCTTTGTTACTTGTTTTGTAGTAATAAGAGGAAACAAACAATTTGGGCTTCACATTTGGTTGAGTATGGGTGAATATTTTATACGCACAGGTGGATATTAAATTTCATGTTCGGTTAATGGACAACAATATGAATTTCTAtcatccatgaaataaaaaataataaaaggttTATGAgtgaatattaataattttatctgaatataaattttattcttgAAATTCGGGAtcaagatgtgaaatttgatataaattcaatataattcttaaattttaaattaaaccttaaattcaatataaatattgaatttgaaaattaaattgtaatagagttaatatttattgtttaataAATACAATTTAAACCCTAAATCCATAGGCTAAAATTTGTCAACATTCACAATTATTTCAACATAATTGAACATAATTTATTGTTTAATAGAGCTAAGATTTTGAAAGCTTTTCGAGGACATGTAAATAAAATCTTTTGTTTAGGGTTGAATTGGAGATGAaaaaatttcatgttatttttaaacaataaatattttTCTATTACAATTTGGTTTTATTTGATTTTCTTAATAGTACATATATaaaattgatccatttaataatagATGGATTAATTTGATTCAACCCTTATAATAGAAGGACTTGACAAGTATTTTCATCGTTTTGAAACATAAGAGGTAAATATCTCTTGAGTAAATCACACTCaatgtcactaaactattagtaaatttacgttttgatcacttaacttctaaaaagttataaaatggtcattGAACTATTCGGAAATTTTCATTTGGATCattaaactatttgaaagtttctATATGAGTTATTGGATTGTtaaggttttttttctttttactagtGAGCTCCAAGCAATGATTCAACGATAGGTGCAGTGGATCAATACCCATCAACGAGTAAAAGAACATACCTTACATCTAAGTTGATCTGACGATTTGTGTCGGAGATCAAAGAAGAAGCCGTTTGGAATTTGGTCAGCATATTTGTGACgttcaaagttgtttcataaaaaaaaaaagaactgtaGAATAGAAGAGGAAGAAAAATTTTCGATTGGTGTAAACAATGCGAATAGAAAAGGTCATACAACAATGCTTTTAACAGCTTAGTGACTTaagtaaaaacttttaaatagttcaatgatcattttataattttttaaagttaagtaatcaaaacataaacttactaatagtttaatccCATTGGTATAGTTTAGTTAAATGTTTTCACCCTTCATAGGAAAAGCCCAATTTAAATGTGATCCAAACTCGGTTCCAGAAAACTGACCCGCTCTCTTTTTGATCCGATAATTCGAGTTAACCATGAATTACTAAAGTTCACACACTGTAGCGAGCCCTAGCGGTACGTAGCACTGCCACTGACActtgaaaaagaagaaaagaaaaatctcTAATTGGTCGCGTTTGATGTTGAGCTTTGTTTCGAAAGGTAATTTCTTAAATTTCATTTTCAAAGCTTTAACAATTCCTTTTTCACTGCGAAGAAATTACGATGAACAAGAAAGTAAATCTTTGAATTTGGATTTGGATaagctttttttatttttttattttttttggttttagTGGTTACTCAATGGGAAAACTAAGTTTTAGTTTCGAATTAGAGCGAATTCTAGGTTAATCTACTAAAAGTTGTTGAGTTGATTAGTTTCTTTGATGTTTCAGTTCGGTAACCCtattgtgtttaaattcttgGATTTTGTCTATTGATTGCAGCTTTTAAGTGAGTAAATAtggattttgatgaatatgagtATTTAGAAAAGACGGTTGAAAATCCTGAGCATCAAAAAGTGAAGAAGGAAGATGGTAATGGTAGAGTTGATAATGTTAAGTCTGAAGAGAAGAGTCGAAGTGGGAGTTCAAAGCATAAGAGGGAGGAGAGAGTCGATGATTACGATGATTATCGAAGTTATTCCAAACGTTCAAAATCACGAGAGGAATCATTGTATGATCATGCCCGGCATAAGGAACGAAGCTCTTCTCGTCACAGGTCACAGTCTAGAGATGGTGAGAAGGATAGGCACAGGAGTAGCAGAGAAGATAGAGTCAAAGACAGGGACAAGGAGGAGAGGAATGGGAGAGATAAAGAGAAGGAGCGCGAACGAGATAGGAAAGAGCGTGATCGTGAGAGGGACAGGGAAAGGGGTAGGGAAAGGGAGAGAGAGCGGTCAAGTAGAAGCAGGAGTCAATCAGAAAGAGAACGAGAGATGAGTCGTGACCGGGAGTTTAGAGAAAGAGAAAAGGAGAGAGAACCAAGGGATCGAGACCGAGAGAGCAGGTATCTGTGCATTTTATTATCACTTCCATTTATTTAGCTTTTGGCTTCTTTGTGCATGTTTGTCTTGAGAATTGCTGTAATACATAACTATAAATGTTAGTTtgatacatattattattttatgttgttcATATTTTATCAGTAACTTTAACAGGTAGATTACCTGTTTCTATATTAGTGTGTACTCTGTATTGTATATTTTGATCTTTATTGAATCAGTACTCATATGTACTGGTTCAGATGCAACATGGCTTCATCTTGGATTGTACTTTTTACATGCTGATCTTGAGTAAAAAAGGCCTAGATTGACATTCTCTGTTTGCTTGAACAGTTATCCCTTATTGGTGAGAAAAAGGTTAACAATAACCATTTGCTTGGAACTTAAATTTGTAAGGACATTGTGTTATTTTCTTAGGActgaatttattcaaaagatattTTATTGCATCTATAACAATGAAAAGGTCAAAAATTGCATATACTATTATAGTTAGCTAGGATTTGTTTTAGAATGCTGCACACTGTCAAAAATGCCACCCACTGGATGTTGAGGCTGGCTATCTTATGCTGATTGCAATTTTTGGTATATCAAGGAAATTATTGTTGAGCTGATGCTTATGTGATTGTAGTAATTAGTACCTAGAAATAAGAAATAGGATCTTGGGGAGATCTTTACTTACATTTACCTTTTTTCCTAGTTGCAAATGTAATATGGAATAGGGGTGACTGAAATGGTAATTATTTATAGTCGTGCATTGATAGGgtgatttgatgatgattttataTGACATTATGACATGTAAATAAATCGGTTACTAGGtgcattttcttcttctttaccCCTGCTGTTAGAAAGTCGGTTATGTTTGAGAGATTTAAACTTTGAGGATAGCAAGTTTCTTCATTGAGTTGTAGATGGATGTTGCGATGGGTTATTGTTGGCGCGTGAAGAGATAGTTTATTAGTTCATTCCATGCAAGCTCTCTTGTTCTAGTGAGCCAATGTGATATGGATATTTTCTCTCTGTTCTTCGTGTCCTGCTTCCCTTGATCTCTCTGAAAGTTGGCATTGCTATATGTCAGACCTATTCAGCACGACAACTGTCTTGATGTGTGACCATGTAGAAGATCTAGATTATCAAGCTTTTCTCTGCCATTGATACGCTCTACCAGCTGTTTCCTTGGAAGTATAAATCTCCCTTGTCTAACGGGTTTTATACTTTATCTGAATTAGTTTTTTAGTTTTTCTAAAGCTCTTAAGTTTAGTATAGTTGTGCTATTTATTCAGTCTTCTAAATTCTGAATATTGAACATTAGATTCTGGGAACTCGCAGATGTGCTAGAGCAATGCTCAGATGGTCTTTCTGGCAATTGGGCCAGTCACTGGAAACTCAGTTCATGGGTTTTCAATGTTTCTTCCTAGACTATATTTGAAAGCTTGCATTTCAAGAAAGGAGTTCCAATCTTGGAGGTTTTGACTGGGGCAGTGATATCATGTTATGATTTCCGTTATCCTCCTTCGAAAAACGAGCTGCTTAATCTTATCTATTCTGTTGCAGAAATGCTGGTGAGGTTGTGATGGGCTTTGCTTAAGCTTTAAAGAAGCAGTTCATCTTCATGTTCTGTGGAAACCAGATTGGCcatccctttttcttttcctttttatttttgcaggatataattattaaaatgttGTCTTGAAGTTTTAGGTTTTAGGTAACCATAGCGTTTTCTTCTATTGTGCTATGTTTGATTTTGATGTTATAGAGTCAAGGAGTAATGTTGACTTTGTGTAGTTCCCTGCAGGACCATGTAACAAGGGTTTGGCATTTTTATGCATGTTGGAGAGAAAAAATTGATGCCCTTCTGGAATTTTTTCCTATTctgtttttgttatttttttggcAGTGATTGCATGAAACATAGGTTTGAGATATTTCTTTACTTTCAAGAAGCAGAAACACTTTTCTCTTTCCCACTCATCTTCACCATTTCTTGAGCATCTTTGTAACTTGTGACTAGTTCCTCTTCAACAATTGAACGGctttcttttttgtgtttttaCTCCTCCCAGGAGGTACAAAGACAAAAAGGAAGATGGGGGAGAGGCTGAGGTTGATCCAGAAAGGGATCAGAGAACTGTATTTGCTTATCAGGTATTGATCGTTCACATTTTTTGTGGCCTGGTGGTTTTCCTTGTCTACACTGATGAGAAATTTTGTAAACAATTCCTGACAGATAACCTTGAAGGCTAGTGAAAGAGATATTTATGAGTTCTTCTCTAGGGCTGGCAAGGTGATCTCTATTTTTAACTTCATTGTCCCATCTCCAAATTTCTTAACTTTCTATGTTGCAAAACTCATTTTCATTTAATTGCCATTTTATTCATGTCTTGAGGGATTTGTCAGTAATTGTAATCTGTATGAAGGATATATAAGTTGATCTTAATTGCCGGAAGGTAGTGCTGAAATTCTCTGTAGTTATTAGTTTCCATGGAGCTGGAGTCAATTATTTTATTGTCATAATTCATGCATTCCAATTGCTTTTGATCTTATATTTAAACTGGTTTACTGATCTTTCCATGTGGAATCTGATTGAAACTATTTAAATCACGTTTAAGTCATAGAATGATGATTATAAAGAATCAGTTGATTTTGTTTTAAACAAAAGTTTTAATTATAAATGTTAAATGCCCAGATTCTTTCAGCAGTAAACTTGAATAATTACTTGCATAGACAGATTCAGATAAATACACTGACAAGTTAGTGTATCTTCATGATGGATGTTGTGTTTTCCTTTCCTTGCCTGCTTATTAATCACAATGTTCAGGTACGAGATGTTCGCCTCATAATGGATCGAAATTCAAGACGTTCGAAGGGATTTGCGTAAGTATATAATACTAAACCTTAATGACTAACTTGCAAGTTTTAGGTGCCACTTTGTTGTTGCTTAGTGTAAGCCTTCTTTAttgttattaaaaaatatttatgtgtTTGTGTTTCAAACATCTCTTGCTTACTTGGCTATGCAGGTACGTTGAGTTCTATGATGTAATGTCAGTCCCTATGGCAATAGCACTCTCTGGCCAGCCTCTTCTTGGTCAACCAGTGATGGTGAAACCATCAGAAGCTGAAAAGAATCTTGCTCAGTCAACTACATCTGTGGCAGCTGGACAGACAGGTTCACATGCTGGTGGAGCGAGAAGGTTGTATGTTGGCAACCTACATTTCAACATTACAGAAGATCAACTTCGTCAGGTAAGATTGTAGGTAGTGTAGTAATGTACACTTCAGTGTTTG encodes:
- the LOC108474418 gene encoding translation initiation factor IF3-1, mitochondrial, with protein sequence MAFWRRINQSKLQLISNQYRRFYFQAPFTSSLHQTRIRVLEKPFCSIEDKPSYFYSNVRSFAAPVQAIKNKKAESGKEKPRLNKQITASVVRLVTEDGQHSVVSIQEALQQAKKKGLDLVEVQKMVNPPVCRLMDYNKEMYRRRQKEKEIAKNKAGETIKKGVCKIRFTGKIAENDLKLKAENVIRLMERGYRVKCMAMGQGKEHEVEDLGGILSRLTNLIEGVCVVESGPKVEKTNAYVIVKHVKFGPTKKGGGKKSKVETSTESATDNQSPVLPNDESTESGSESEDTMLSDEDELPMYSPTQMRDESTGSNTSQSCLPDTSPEIHNRYKRSEPRNPSNPQFPYPRREQPNMGQSTRESVRSEPWFQNPPRQPPQNMGQDTRESVRSEPWFQNPPRKPPQNMGQNTRESVRSESWFQNPPRQPPQNMGQNTRETVRSAPQFPYQQRQPPQNMNATSSVQHTKQVENEFSKPPSNNSLSFGIFSGSTANSSGKQTPDAPMSNEGNRYASLRNRGMNGNGANQNTRGSQFDGDRKPDSNMAGQDRYGSTSNRNP
- the LOC108476099 gene encoding uncharacterized protein LOC108476099 — protein: MDFDEYEYLEKTVENPEHQKVKKEDGNGRVDNVKSEEKSRSGSSKHKREERVDDYDDYRSYSKRSKSREESLYDHARHKERSSSRHRSQSRDGEKDRHRSSREDRVKDRDKEERNGRDKEKERERDRKERDRERDRERGRERERERSSRSRSQSEREREMSRDREFREREKEREPRDRDRESRRYKDKKEDGGEAEVDPERDQRTVFAYQITLKASERDIYEFFSRAGKVRDVRLIMDRNSRRSKGFAYVEFYDVMSVPMAIALSGQPLLGQPVMVKPSEAEKNLAQSTTSVAAGQTGSHAGGARRLYVGNLHFNITEDQLRQVFESFGTVELVQLPLDESGHSKGFGFVQFARLEDAKNALNLNGQLEIGGRVIKVSTVTDQGPLQDVGTNADDLDDDEGGLSLNSSSRALLMAKLDRSGTASSITGSVGMPVNNTGLGAAPSAQPLVSPTIQASMPTIPGLPGGLQIPTNGIPTIDTIGTPSECLLLKNMFDPSLETEPDFDLDIKEDVQEECSKFGKLKHIYVDRNSAGFVYLRFEDAQGAINAQRNLHGRWFAGKMITATYMVPQTYEAKFPDSNR